The following coding sequences are from one Thermoproteota archaeon window:
- a CDS encoding NUDIX domain-containing protein yields MECDAAVGILLKGCKVLMIRRKPDPRDPFSWNVSFPGGSVEPKDESCLNTAIREVREEVDLSLDPKSLTARMPVISPLSRRMRVVPFVFRVGEVSPKVGEEVEGLFWMDLRDMREGFAFIPGRNILVRAISCCGYVVWGMSYRLLKLLATVVRCDDRIL; encoded by the coding sequence ATGGAATGCGATGCGGCGGTGGGGATACTCCTCAAAGGCTGCAAGGTCCTGATGATTAGGAGGAAACCCGATCCTAGGGATCCGTTCTCATGGAATGTCAGCTTTCCGGGAGGAAGTGTGGAGCCAAAGGATGAGAGCTGCCTGAATACAGCCATTAGGGAGGTGAGGGAAGAAGTCGATCTCTCACTGGATCCCAAGTCCCTGACGGCGAGGATGCCCGTGATATCTCCTTTGAGCAGAAGGATGCGGGTCGTACCCTTCGTCTTTAGGGTGGGCGAGGTTAGCCCTAAGGTGGGGGAGGAAGTTGAGGGCCTCTTCTGGATGGATCTAAGGGATATGAGAGAAGGTTTCGCTTTCATCCCCGGGAGGAATATCCTAGTCAGGGCCATCTCCTGCTGCGGTTATGTTGTCTGGGGTATGTCCTATAGGCTTCTCAAACTCTTGGCAACTGTGGTGAGGTGCGATGATCGTATCCTATAG
- a CDS encoding MBL fold metallo-hydrolase yields MLSFRLIAFDSMGARSMATVVETKDVKIFIDPSVALAPRRFGLPPHDREVERMYELSKVIEEEALDSDVIIVTHYHYDHFDLGHKVPLKVYEEKDVLIKHPKENINRSQRVGRAPLFLKSIEGLPNRIEFADGKEFRFGSTSIRFSRAVPHGTNTRLGYVIEVLVESGGERFLFSSDVEGPSLDEQVRFIEEADPHIAVIDGPMTYMLGFRYSRESLRVSEENLRRILDLPSLELLVLDHHFCRELEFRERVPSISNMFKTAAEASGRRNELLEAMRRELYGR; encoded by the coding sequence TTGCTGAGCTTTAGATTGATCGCGTTCGACAGCATGGGAGCCAGGAGCATGGCCACGGTCGTGGAGACCAAGGATGTGAAGATCTTCATAGACCCCAGCGTGGCCCTCGCTCCTAGGAGGTTCGGCCTACCCCCTCACGACAGGGAAGTGGAGAGGATGTATGAGCTATCTAAGGTCATCGAGGAAGAGGCGTTGGATTCTGATGTCATCATAGTTACCCACTACCACTACGACCACTTCGATCTGGGTCACAAGGTCCCCCTGAAGGTGTACGAGGAGAAGGATGTGCTGATCAAACATCCTAAAGAGAACATCAACAGGAGTCAGCGGGTGGGGAGAGCCCCTCTCTTCCTCAAGAGCATAGAGGGGCTCCCCAACAGAATAGAGTTCGCTGATGGGAAGGAGTTCAGGTTCGGATCCACATCCATCCGGTTCTCCAGGGCGGTTCCCCACGGCACCAACACCAGGTTGGGGTATGTTATAGAGGTCCTCGTGGAGAGCGGGGGCGAGAGGTTCCTCTTCTCCTCTGACGTGGAGGGTCCCTCCTTGGATGAGCAGGTGAGGTTCATAGAGGAGGCCGATCCCCACATCGCCGTGATCGATGGGCCGATGACCTACATGCTCGGCTTCAGGTACTCTAGGGAAAGCCTCAGAGTTTCGGAGGAGAACCTGAGGAGGATATTGGACCTCCCATCCTTGGAGCTACTGGTGCTGGACCACCACTTCTGCAGAGAGCTAGAGTTCAGGGAGAGAGTGCCATCGATATCCAACATGTTTAAGACAGCGGCGGAGGCCTCGGGCAGGAGGAACGAATTACTAGAGGCTATGAGAAGGGAGCTATACGGGAGGTAA
- a CDS encoding dihydroorotate dehydrogenase: MRVEVSGLLETEVAGLKLRNPLILASGVLGNAASLLRRAEEAGAGAVTTKTILPEPTKGYYNPVVVELPFGLINAMGLPNPGVDEFERELREAKSYLTIPVIASAGGGSPEEVAHVAGRLQDAGADAIEINASCPHVREHGLEIGSSPELIEELVSEVRGSVRIPLLVKLTPMVPDIASLAKAAIDAGANGLTAINTVKAMYIDVEAMSPVLSNGVGGLSGPAIRPIAVRAVYEISHLGDVIGTGGVETWRDAVEMLLAGAKAVGVGTAVMAKGLEVFSEISKGLLSYLSRKGMTVRELIGRGRDC, encoded by the coding sequence ATGAGGGTGGAGGTAAGCGGGCTGCTGGAGACTGAGGTGGCTGGCCTCAAGCTGAGGAATCCACTGATCCTTGCATCCGGCGTGTTGGGAAATGCAGCTTCACTGCTCAGGAGGGCGGAGGAGGCAGGTGCTGGTGCCGTGACGACCAAGACCATCCTGCCTGAGCCTACAAAGGGTTACTATAATCCCGTGGTCGTCGAGCTCCCTTTTGGGTTGATTAACGCTATGGGACTTCCGAATCCCGGAGTTGATGAGTTCGAGAGGGAGCTGAGGGAGGCCAAGTCCTACCTGACCATTCCCGTCATCGCGAGCGCAGGTGGGGGGAGTCCCGAGGAGGTAGCTCATGTCGCTGGGAGGCTCCAAGATGCTGGGGCCGATGCGATAGAGATAAACGCCTCCTGCCCTCACGTTAGGGAGCACGGATTGGAAATAGGTTCCTCTCCAGAGCTCATTGAGGAGCTGGTGAGTGAAGTCAGGGGAAGTGTGAGGATTCCCCTCTTGGTGAAGCTCACTCCCATGGTTCCGGACATAGCTTCCCTCGCCAAGGCGGCCATCGATGCCGGGGCCAATGGGCTCACCGCCATCAATACCGTGAAGGCCATGTACATAGATGTGGAGGCCATGTCCCCAGTGCTCTCCAACGGGGTGGGGGGCCTGAGCGGGCCGGCGATAAGGCCCATCGCGGTTCGAGCTGTGTACGAGATATCTCACTTGGGGGATGTGATAGGTACCGGAGGGGTTGAAACTTGGAGGGATGCAGTCGAGATGTTGCTGGCGGGTGCGAAGGCCGTGGGAGTGGGTACCGCTGTGATGGCTAAGGGATTGGAGGTCTTCAGTGAGATAAGTAAAGGCCTCTTATCATACCTCAGCAGGAAGGGGATGACGGTCAGGGAGCTCATCGGGAGGGGACGCGATTGCTGA
- a CDS encoding SMC-Scp complex subunit ScpB: MRGPESWERAKRLLEAALFASGDVITEGEIKRLTGLSGPAVEKAIAEINEELEDHPFWVERVEGGWIMVLKREYEEHMAHLFPQRLLSKSEMRTLALIAANEPVSLSEVVRVRGRNARDHLRRLIQLGLIREIKEGRKRTYRTTKKFSLLFRLERSDEGGGKRAAGD; this comes from the coding sequence ATGAGAGGACCTGAATCGTGGGAGAGGGCGAAGAGGTTACTGGAGGCGGCTCTATTCGCATCAGGGGATGTGATAACGGAGGGCGAGATAAAGAGGCTGACGGGCCTGTCCGGACCGGCTGTTGAGAAGGCTATCGCGGAGATCAACGAGGAACTGGAGGATCATCCGTTCTGGGTGGAGAGAGTGGAGGGAGGTTGGATAATGGTCCTCAAGAGGGAATACGAGGAACATATGGCTCATCTCTTCCCTCAGAGACTGCTCTCCAAATCTGAAATGAGGACCTTGGCTCTGATAGCCGCCAACGAACCGGTGAGCCTGAGCGAGGTGGTGCGCGTCAGGGGGAGGAATGCTAGAGATCACTTGAGGAGGCTCATCCAGCTGGGCCTGATAAGAGAGATTAAGGAAGGCAGGAAGAGGACCTACCGCACCACTAAAAAGTTCTCCCTCCTCTTCAGGCTGGAGAGGTCGGATGAGGGTGGAGGTAAGCGGGCTGCTGGAGACTGA
- a CDS encoding ATPase, T2SS/T4P/T4SS family yields the protein MLLGVGEERSLELASILIARCGKHALKASLGMKLGFPQRILRRKCRPIEVVGQPISWDIPFLGGSLEIRGRKAMAHPLTSRTGRQVASIILSMMVKGIYSRDYRSQGDLIWKSLQHRVDRANEILRELNLEDEELALESSVRSTKLWPFLAIAMTPDVTEVYAHFNGPLYLDHVELGRIVVENYLMDQEEVSRLMTFVEADVNAGVDFSSPLNEVDLTLGEYHFRMALDFPPASMGAVDVRNLSAMSRLSLPRLISLGSLTWYEAALMLDSLDRGDPVLIFGRTGVGKTTLSNALLASLPRHWRIVSVEEVREIEDFTRYGMHHTPYEITSSKLDFIKFLLHRNPDLVFLGEILGREHAEALDLTSFSGLKVMATTHAKDYRGLIQKWSSWGVSLPEGTLAVRMEDKRVVEMRRWVDGGWDDPGSPSTEWLMHVKRLEGAETNEEVYRRIKGLLEES from the coding sequence ATGCTATTGGGAGTGGGAGAGGAGCGTTCACTGGAGCTGGCCTCTATCCTCATAGCTAGGTGCGGCAAGCACGCCCTAAAAGCATCTCTCGGCATGAAACTGGGTTTCCCCCAAAGGATACTCAGGAGGAAATGCAGACCCATTGAAGTTGTAGGACAGCCCATATCTTGGGATATACCCTTCCTTGGAGGATCGCTCGAGATTAGGGGCAGGAAGGCCATGGCTCATCCGCTAACATCACGTACCGGTAGGCAAGTGGCTTCCATAATCCTTTCCATGATGGTGAAGGGTATCTACTCCCGTGACTACAGATCCCAAGGAGATCTGATATGGAAGTCCCTCCAGCACAGAGTGGACAGGGCTAATGAGATCTTGAGGGAATTGAATTTGGAAGATGAGGAATTGGCACTGGAGTCTTCCGTTAGATCCACGAAGCTTTGGCCATTTCTGGCCATAGCCATGACTCCAGATGTCACCGAGGTATACGCTCACTTCAATGGCCCTCTGTACTTGGACCATGTAGAGCTGGGTAGGATTGTAGTGGAGAACTACTTGATGGACCAAGAAGAGGTGAGCAGGCTGATGACATTCGTGGAGGCTGATGTGAACGCTGGTGTGGACTTCAGCTCTCCTCTCAACGAAGTCGATCTGACATTGGGCGAGTACCACTTCAGGATGGCCTTGGACTTCCCTCCAGCATCGATGGGGGCTGTGGATGTGAGGAATCTGAGCGCCATGTCGCGGCTGAGCTTACCTCGTCTCATTTCTCTGGGATCCCTGACCTGGTACGAGGCGGCCCTCATGCTGGACTCTCTGGACAGGGGCGATCCAGTATTGATCTTCGGCAGGACGGGGGTCGGTAAGACTACGCTATCCAACGCCTTGCTCGCGAGCCTTCCTAGGCACTGGAGGATAGTGAGCGTCGAGGAGGTGAGGGAGATAGAGGACTTCACGAGGTACGGGATGCATCACACTCCATATGAGATAACATCTAGCAAGCTGGATTTCATCAAGTTCCTCCTCCACAGGAATCCGGACCTGGTGTTTCTGGGAGAAATTTTGGGAAGGGAGCATGCCGAGGCCCTAGATCTCACCTCCTTCAGTGGATTGAAGGTGATGGCGACCACCCACGCTAAGGATTATCGGGGTCTTATCCAGAAATGGTCCTCTTGGGGAGTGAGCCTTCCTGAAGGGACCTTGGCGGTGAGGATGGAGGATAAGAGGGTCGTTGAGATGAGGCGCTGGGTAGATGGGGGGTGGGATGATCCCGGGAGTCCATCGACCGAGTGGTTAATGCATGTGAAGAGGCTGGAGGGCGCCGAGACCAATGAAGAGGTTTATAGGAGGATTAAGGGACTACTTGAGGAGAGCTGA
- a CDS encoding GNAT family N-acetyltransferase, which translates to MIDPASIVEEAITSSERRLITISGEDSLERASEIAKEWLSRRSGGRILLATHRGIGAERVDLDEGNLTSIDFDQTGDILGGTWDVLIADFSRQFRANDLGRLVEVVRGGGLVLFAIPPADEWLSILTEFQKRFIVPPFEERGVRQLFKARFLSFLGRPGTFLLGEEERGRLVGKVSQDRKPPETTGDPMMDLCATLDQQRVLSSLIRAVNERKRAFILTANRGRGKSAVIGIALAYILTKTKIKRAVVTSPNLEGIQTLFEFLMKGLDNLGVKYEPLIRNGHIIDVKFGGRNVFFLTPDSAAEVSVKLKVVDEAAAIPISTLFRVLHTSRFAVFSSTVHGYEGAGRGFTLRFLKRVRNSNLPYAEERMEEPIRYPPGDPVETWLYDFLLLNAEPGDPPSGSPEEAIYEGLDLSKVSEDFLRKFYGIYVLAHYRNRPNDLATLLDAPHHFARVLKLGGEPVVSLHIAEEGGLPNSVLEEMVRGQRDIPGHMIPSRVVLHYDFKSFGRLRGWRVVRIATHPDLQGMGFGTRALEEVESEAEIKGIDWVGAGFGATDDLLRFWMRNGYMPIHISPRRNPVTGEYSVLVVKPLSGKAKNLLGEVVKEFKRRLLNSLHDVYFPLNPLVARHLLKIPIRSGKLKLSHPQRSRLLGFVKGTYIYELASDAIYEVAKYYFWLGKECLTPLEDSVLIAKVLQGKGWEMVKSRFGLKVDPYELFRELVRNLLTCLNGLSDQT; encoded by the coding sequence GTGATCGATCCCGCTAGTATAGTGGAGGAAGCAATCACCAGCAGTGAGAGGAGACTAATAACGATCTCCGGAGAGGATTCCCTAGAGAGGGCCTCGGAGATAGCTAAGGAGTGGCTCTCCAGGCGCAGTGGGGGGAGAATACTCCTAGCTACCCACAGGGGCATCGGCGCCGAGAGGGTGGATCTGGATGAGGGGAACCTCACCTCCATAGATTTCGATCAGACGGGCGACATCTTGGGGGGTACTTGGGACGTCCTGATAGCCGACTTCTCTAGGCAGTTCCGTGCCAACGACTTGGGGAGACTGGTAGAGGTAGTTAGGGGAGGAGGGCTCGTGCTGTTCGCCATCCCCCCAGCTGATGAATGGCTCTCCATCCTGACGGAGTTCCAGAAGAGGTTCATCGTTCCTCCCTTCGAGGAGAGAGGTGTGAGGCAGCTCTTCAAGGCGAGATTCCTCTCCTTCCTGGGGAGACCCGGTACCTTCTTGCTAGGTGAGGAGGAGCGGGGACGGCTCGTTGGTAAGGTCTCTCAGGACAGGAAACCTCCGGAGACAACGGGCGATCCCATGATGGACCTTTGCGCAACCCTAGACCAGCAGAGGGTTCTCTCCTCCTTGATACGGGCCGTCAATGAGAGGAAGAGGGCGTTCATACTGACAGCCAACAGGGGAAGGGGCAAGTCTGCCGTTATAGGGATCGCGCTCGCCTACATACTCACGAAGACGAAGATCAAGAGGGCAGTGGTGACTTCCCCGAATCTGGAGGGTATCCAGACGCTCTTTGAGTTCCTGATGAAGGGCTTGGACAACTTGGGGGTCAAGTACGAGCCCCTGATCAGAAACGGGCATATCATAGATGTGAAGTTCGGGGGACGAAACGTCTTCTTCCTCACCCCTGACAGCGCCGCCGAGGTCTCAGTCAAGTTGAAGGTAGTGGACGAGGCCGCTGCCATTCCCATATCTACCCTCTTCAGGGTCCTCCACACCAGCAGGTTCGCTGTCTTCTCGAGCACGGTGCACGGTTACGAGGGGGCTGGGAGGGGCTTCACCCTGAGATTCCTCAAGAGAGTGAGGAACTCCAATCTGCCGTACGCGGAAGAGAGGATGGAGGAGCCCATAAGGTACCCACCTGGCGATCCGGTCGAGACGTGGCTATACGACTTCCTCCTCCTCAACGCGGAGCCAGGCGATCCTCCAAGTGGTTCCCCCGAGGAAGCCATTTACGAAGGATTGGATCTGTCGAAGGTAAGTGAGGACTTCCTCCGGAAGTTCTACGGGATTTACGTGCTGGCCCACTACAGGAACAGGCCCAACGACCTCGCGACACTCTTGGACGCTCCTCATCACTTCGCTCGGGTCCTCAAGCTTGGAGGAGAACCCGTCGTCAGCCTACACATAGCGGAGGAGGGTGGCCTGCCCAACAGCGTCTTGGAGGAGATGGTGAGGGGTCAGAGGGATATACCGGGCCACATGATCCCATCTAGGGTGGTGCTTCACTACGACTTCAAGTCCTTCGGCAGGTTGAGGGGCTGGAGGGTCGTGAGGATAGCCACCCATCCGGACCTCCAAGGGATGGGGTTCGGGACCCGGGCCCTAGAGGAGGTGGAATCGGAGGCTGAGATCAAGGGGATCGACTGGGTGGGGGCTGGCTTCGGAGCCACCGACGATTTGCTGAGGTTCTGGATGAGGAACGGCTACATGCCCATCCACATAAGTCCTAGAAGGAACCCCGTCACAGGAGAGTACAGTGTACTGGTGGTTAAGCCTCTGAGCGGGAAGGCGAAGAACCTGCTTGGAGAGGTTGTTAAGGAGTTCAAGAGGCGCCTGCTCAACAGCCTCCACGACGTTTACTTCCCCCTCAATCCTCTAGTTGCAAGGCACCTCCTCAAAATCCCGATAAGGTCTGGAAAGTTAAAGCTCAGCCATCCTCAGAGGAGCAGGCTTCTCGGCTTCGTGAAGGGGACTTACATATACGAGTTGGCGTCTGATGCGATATACGAGGTGGCCAAGTACTATTTCTGGCTCGGGAAGGAATGTTTGACCCCGCTGGAGGATTCAGTGCTCATCGCCAAGGTGCTTCAGGGGAAAGGATGGGAGATGGTCAAATCGAGGTTCGGCCTGAAGGTGGATCCCTACGAGCTGTTCAGGGAGCTGGTTAGGAACCTTCTAACCTGTCTGAATGGCCTTAGCGACCAGACTTAG
- a CDS encoding Lrp/AsnC family transcriptional regulator produces MTLFPGSLLLDEMDRKILEMLIKDARTPYTEIAKKLNVSEATIRKRVSKLIKSGVIKRFTVEIGESGMKAIVLVKVRPGHNIPEIAKTISDLGDVVKACEVTGEYDIAVEIASPDTVSLNQTIERIRGMKGVSGTLSMIVLAVW; encoded by the coding sequence ATGACCCTATTCCCGGGGAGCCTGTTGCTGGATGAGATGGACCGGAAGATCTTAGAGATGTTAATTAAGGATGCGAGAACTCCCTACACTGAAATTGCGAAGAAATTGAACGTTAGCGAGGCGACCATCAGGAAGAGAGTCAGCAAGCTGATTAAGAGCGGTGTGATAAAGAGGTTCACGGTCGAGATTGGCGAATCTGGAATGAAGGCAATAGTTCTCGTGAAAGTGAGGCCTGGACACAACATTCCTGAGATCGCTAAGACCATCTCCGATCTAGGAGATGTCGTCAAGGCATGTGAAGTGACCGGGGAGTATGATATAGCTGTGGAGATAGCTAGTCCCGACACCGTCAGCCTCAATCAGACGATCGAGAGGATCAGGGGCATGAAGGGGGTCAGTGGGACCCTTAGTATGATAGTGCTCGCAGTTTGGTGA
- a CDS encoding chromosome segregation SMC family protein: MKAAVDGIHMVNFKSFRRATIPLPTGLVAITGPNGSGKSNILDAIAFVMGWRARRLRASKIENLVRKGSNAAQVSLFIRNSSEKISLSREIRPNGESVYRVNGRRRSATDVMDLLADMGFVVDRYTFVTQGDITSIVEMSPKERAKLLEEISGVAEYDEKKGKALEELREVNQSLREMEVLMKEREKELRRAEREVKALQERNELEERLRRVKKYLLMVQLEEIQEKLESLDKAHLEEDFSDIDSLRTQLEERERELRRIEDLVKDSPLRRRKQIEAELRALSHQIETLERALEAQRDALNALARVRDVPEVIRDDPSFLGVVSQLITPMEGYEIPYLAVGGGRLGDIVVKDLEGAKRIAKALRNVKGRFRIIPLDVIRVRDPLEVEGTLGPLYRYLRYDGKFETVAKLVFSAILVEDLDAITRDLIGRARFVTLRGEIVEREGSLLAGKPERDIERINKLREEVERIEEELKNLKKDAASKREELEGLPKEDPNLEALEALRKEVSMLRRAYQEVLNRRQMHLSKLEEISEEKGRLKEKMKVIESELMKLAQVEPLSVPDPFSEVASIQTRLRLMGPVNPKAREEYEIRKRAFDEIRAKYREFAERKREIEELIERLDREREGIIEETLRRLSEAFDEQIKLLFEGGGGELKLTERGLEMRVSLPNKKPVTIDSLSGGEKSLSALAFILAAQKLRPSSLYVFDEADAMLDGVNCKRYARALKELSKRAQVIAISLKKETLEEADHLIGVTMRNGESKIVAVTKEAAS, encoded by the coding sequence ATGAAAGCAGCTGTCGATGGCATTCACATGGTCAACTTCAAGTCGTTTCGGAGGGCTACGATACCTTTACCCACTGGTCTAGTGGCCATCACAGGCCCCAATGGCTCGGGTAAAAGTAACATACTGGACGCCATAGCCTTCGTTATGGGGTGGAGGGCTAGGAGGCTTAGGGCTTCCAAGATAGAGAACCTAGTCAGGAAGGGGTCTAACGCGGCGCAGGTCAGCCTATTCATAAGGAATTCCTCTGAGAAGATAAGCTTGAGCAGGGAGATCAGACCCAATGGAGAGAGCGTCTACAGGGTGAACGGAAGGAGGAGAAGCGCCACGGATGTCATGGATCTGCTCGCGGATATGGGTTTCGTGGTCGACAGGTACACGTTCGTGACTCAGGGGGACATCACTTCCATAGTGGAAATGTCTCCCAAGGAGAGGGCCAAGCTCTTGGAGGAGATAAGCGGGGTGGCTGAGTACGATGAGAAGAAGGGGAAGGCCTTGGAAGAGCTGAGAGAGGTCAATCAGTCCCTGAGAGAGATGGAGGTGCTGATGAAGGAGAGGGAAAAGGAGTTGAGGAGAGCTGAGAGGGAAGTAAAGGCTCTTCAGGAGAGGAACGAGTTGGAGGAGAGGTTAAGGAGAGTGAAGAAGTACCTGCTGATGGTCCAACTCGAGGAGATCCAGGAGAAACTGGAATCCCTGGACAAAGCACATTTGGAGGAGGATTTCTCCGATATAGATTCCCTGAGGACCCAGCTCGAGGAGAGGGAGAGGGAACTTAGAAGAATTGAGGATCTAGTGAAGGACTCTCCCCTCAGGAGGAGGAAGCAGATAGAGGCGGAATTGAGAGCCCTGTCTCACCAAATAGAGACGTTGGAGAGGGCTTTAGAGGCCCAGAGAGATGCCTTAAACGCCCTAGCGAGGGTGAGAGATGTACCGGAGGTCATCAGGGATGATCCCTCCTTTCTCGGCGTCGTATCTCAGCTGATAACTCCGATGGAGGGCTATGAAATCCCCTACCTGGCTGTTGGAGGAGGTAGGTTGGGAGACATCGTCGTCAAAGATCTAGAGGGGGCCAAGAGGATAGCTAAGGCCTTGAGGAACGTCAAAGGTCGATTCAGGATAATTCCTTTGGACGTCATCAGGGTGAGAGACCCACTAGAGGTAGAGGGCACCTTGGGTCCACTTTACCGCTACCTCCGATACGATGGGAAGTTTGAGACCGTCGCCAAATTGGTCTTCAGCGCGATCCTCGTGGAGGACTTGGATGCCATCACCAGGGATCTCATTGGCAGGGCGAGATTCGTGACACTGAGGGGAGAGATCGTGGAGAGGGAGGGAAGCCTCCTAGCTGGGAAGCCGGAGAGGGACATTGAGAGGATCAACAAGCTGAGGGAGGAGGTGGAGAGGATCGAAGAGGAGTTGAAGAACCTCAAAAAGGATGCTGCCAGTAAGAGGGAGGAGCTAGAGGGTCTACCTAAGGAAGATCCCAATCTGGAGGCCCTTGAGGCCCTCAGAAAAGAGGTGTCCATGCTTAGGAGGGCCTATCAGGAAGTTCTCAACAGGAGACAGATGCATCTCTCCAAGCTGGAGGAGATAAGCGAGGAGAAGGGTAGGCTCAAGGAGAAAATGAAGGTAATTGAATCCGAGTTGATGAAATTAGCGCAAGTGGAACCTCTCTCTGTCCCCGATCCGTTCTCCGAAGTCGCCTCCATACAAACTAGGCTGAGGCTCATGGGACCTGTGAATCCCAAGGCTCGAGAGGAGTACGAGATTCGAAAGAGGGCTTTCGATGAAATTAGGGCGAAGTACCGGGAGTTCGCCGAGAGAAAAAGGGAAATAGAGGAGCTTATCGAGAGACTTGACAGAGAAAGGGAAGGTATTATAGAAGAGACGCTTCGGAGGTTGTCGGAGGCTTTCGATGAACAGATAAAGCTGCTCTTCGAGGGAGGTGGTGGGGAGCTCAAGCTCACGGAGAGGGGACTTGAGATGAGGGTAAGCCTCCCTAACAAGAAGCCGGTCACCATAGATTCCCTTTCCGGAGGGGAGAAATCTCTCAGCGCTTTGGCATTCATTCTCGCAGCCCAAAAGCTCAGACCTTCCTCCCTCTACGTGTTCGATGAGGCTGACGCTATGCTGGATGGTGTGAACTGTAAGAGGTACGCTAGGGCTCTCAAGGAACTGTCTAAAAGGGCTCAAGTCATAGCGATCTCCCTGAAGAAGGAGACGCTGGAGGAGGCCGATCATCTGATAGGGGTGACCATGAGGAACGGTGAGTCGAAGATCGTGGCTGTAACGAAGGAGGCTGCTTCATGA